The Doryrhamphus excisus isolate RoL2022-K1 chromosome 22, RoL_Dexc_1.0, whole genome shotgun sequence genome segment CAACAGCATGGCATTAATGGCGCCGCTCAATGCCGGCAATGATTTTTGGCAACACACGGAAGCCCAGTTCTGACTGCAAGGAATAACAGGATGTGCCAAGTACATAAGTATTAAAATGTGGTGGTGTTTGTTGACAAGTTAGTCCTCTGGTTTGAAACGCTTGGATCGCAGCGAGTACGTGACGCGGCCCCGCCTCACGCGGACCCTCCCTCCGGCGGCCTCCAGCTAAATAGATTTTGATACCCCTCGTATTAATGTGAGACTCACCTGGCTTTCTTGGAAGTTAGCAACTTGTTTTCATTCCGCTTGCGACCGCCACTCtctgaaataaagaaaaaaagagtggAGTCAGTGACTTCACGGTAACATTGCATTACAGTCGCCCCTTGCTACATTGCCAAATATCGCACCCTCACTCTATAGTCACGGAAAAAATTGTTTCCTCGCTTTATTGGTCTCAATTTGGGCAGAAAAACTGATTTGCACATACATAAGCTACagtggactataagtcgcacatgttCACGTGATAAAATGCCGTATTGTGGCGTGCAcaagtctgtgaggaccaggcagccctatatttgacaggagccaaccATGAGAtcgtcaacccattggaaatcgcaGGAGATCATCACGCAATATAATACACTGACTCGCAAtgacactaaaatcatcacaccgCATCTTAACACTTAAAAGGCGGCTGGTAAATaaacaagacaagtaccaataccaGCTTAGAATAAACAGCTATTTTAACTTCTACCCACAATGCATTACTCTCAGCAGAACAGTTCATTGTTCTCCTCCTATaccgtgtggaagtggcaagtttttggcttctcatTTTGTCTTTCTTGCCCATGCTATTTTAAAacctttaagtttagaatgaatgaattggaggctaactggttagcctaCTAGCATGCTATGCAGGCCTGAGCcatcttgtgtccctgcagtgatcccacaGCCTGCGTATTAGCAATGCGGCAGCTTTGGGCCGGTCCTTTTGGTCCGGGACtgtgttcacacttgaccaaacgAGCAGTTCTACCAGACCAAACGGACGAAAGTGTCAAGTGTGAACGCGCCTTTAAATATACGACAAAAACGACGTGCAATTCAGTCACTGATTACCAATCGTGTTCCGTGCCCCGTCCTTCCAAGTGTCAGGGGTGATGACTCTACCGAGCTTCTTCTCACCTGTCACGAAACACAAGAGAAACAGATGCGCTGCGATAAACACACAATGTAATGTACTGAGCCGATGAGGTGAACTTAGTTCGTCGTTTAAGATAGCAGACAGCATTCGCGAATACGAATAAGACAACAGTCTGTCTGTGTCGTAGACTTACACTTCTCACAGACCATGTTTCCCTCTTGTTTTCCGTGGTATTCGCTTCAAATTGTGGGAATTTATATCACAACTGGCGAAGGCCTATTCTTGACGCTAGCTTGAGTGCTATGGTTTGTAAACTTCCGGTTCTTGATGACGTATACTCATCGAATCGTGTCAAGGTGACGGgatttgattggctgacaaccaagTCGCTCAACCGTACGCAATAAAAGCACCCGCTTTCGGTTttagtttgactttttaaatcatCGTTCAAAcatgttgtattttgttgtgttcGTTGTAACGAGTAATTTAGTCTGATACATATTGGCATCTGTATTTGCTTTGCTTTCTTTCAACGTCGGACTTGTGTGGGCGTGTAATTGTGAAATTCAAACGGAAGTATGCCGGACTCCATTTTTACGGAAGTCAAGTCGAGCCTTCGATGGACGTTGTAACACTGTTCATTCGTTGTTTTGTTATCTTAGCGGcttaatttaactttattgtacttttgttttgttccctTGCCATTGACACTCACTGCCATGTGGGACCATGAGATCCGAGCGATGGCGAGCGCCCACGCCATCATCGCCGCCTCGGTGTTTGTGGCGACCGTGGTGCCCGTCGCCGTCGTTCCGGGTTTCTCGGTGTACGGAACCCACCTTCTGTGGCTCTACTTGGTGTCCGGAGCTGTCACCTTGGTCAGTGTCGTCATCTTCTGGCTGATCGGCATCTCCCCACCGACCAAGAAGCACACGCTGGGATACAAGGTCAGGATCCACGGAAAGGTGGAGCTTAAACGCTTGGTTATTGATGATTTTATCGatcagtttttctttttcctttgtgCAGCTGTCCAGGTTGTTCCGTTCCTGCTTGTACTTCTTCCTGTCCTGCTTGTTCTTTCACACTGTGGTGGTTCTCTACGGCGCTCCACTGATGGAGTGAGTGTCTTCAATGTTGTGCAGGAATGGAAGCACCTGTAGCACCGATGACGTCACTTGAACTGTATTTCTTTATTTCCGTTTGCTGCATTGACGCAGTTTGTCTTATTTCTCAGATCCGCCTTGGAGACCTTCTCCCTGGCCGTGCTCCTGTCCTCTCTCACTACCCTGAGGTGTCTGTGCGTCCTTGGCCCAAACGTCCAGGCTTGGATTCGAGTGTTTAGTCGCCACGGGTGAGTCTCAAAAGCCTCCCTTCTATTGAATTGCTGGTTCAAAACCCGGTCTTGTTGCTTCCAGAGCCATGTCCGTGTGGGACACCTGTCTCCAGATCACCGTGGCCTTTACGGTGGTGGGGGCCTGGGTGGGAGCCTTCCCGATTCCTCTCGACTGGGACAAGCCTTGGCAGGTCAGTCCATTGCAGACCAAAAATTATGGTAGCAGATTATGAAAACTGTTTTTAACAAATTGTTTTGTACAGGTTTGGCCAGTTTCCTGCAGCCTGGGCGCCATGTTGGGCTACCTGTCGGGTTTGGCGGTGGCGCCGGCGTGGATCCACTACCATCGCAAGCAGCTCacctacaagtgtaaatagATGGGCAcggttgttttcttgttatttatttggaACATTTAATTCCGATGAGAAGGGCCACTGtcatacaggggtgtccaaatgctTTCCAGAAAAATAGAAGGCTGCGGATCCAATGTTGATCAATACATGCCGAGCTATCTCACATTAGCTTTGCATAGTAGGTGACGAAGCATTTGAGTGTACTATTtcattatatactgtatcacaTGAACAATGAATTCAtgattctttgtttttttaataaaaaaaacaagctggaAGCCGAAAatggcactttggacacccctgctgtaataAGTCAACAACATGAGCAATAAttttgtacagtacatatgaggaatgatcttttttttactggaaTAAAACATGACTTTGAGTCGTAGCTGCTTAATCCCGCAAGAGGGCGTAGTTGCACCATCACCTGAGCACACTAGGAAAAACCTGAAAATGAACCTGCAAAGAAAGCCAACCCCATGCAGTGTTATGATTGGGTGCCAatttaaacatatatttaacaggGTGATGCATAATCGATACACCGCATATGTGGCTTGTCATTACCTCTTTAAACGAACAATCTCAGGCCACCGTATTgatttgctttcattttaagATCATAAATGCCCCACCACCCAAAACCTTTTTCCACTGGTGGGTTTTGTGCTTAGATTGGTGTGCAAACGGGCCAAATCCCTTTTGACCTCTGTTTGAACTCCTCAGTGAGGTTGTTGCTGGATGAGAGATTGATCAAAATGTTCCCGGAAGCAGGGGAGTATTCAAAACGTCCCCAGCAAATCAGCGCCCCCCTCATGTGTCAGGCAAAATCCAATCTGACCTCACGCTGCTACCGCCATTAGCCTCGCTCTCCATCAGTTTGCTATTTCCACCTCTGCGTCATCTTTACCACAAAGGCCAGAGCCCGAGAAGTCACCTTTTAGCCTCATGCGATGGGTGTATTTTTAGGAGAGCCGTCTCAGATGATGCATGGCACCGGTGATGGATTTGTGGACAGGTGACTGCGGTGCCTCAACCCACTCGCACTCGTAGAGTCAGTTTGCATGTCAGTTCCCCTcattcaactttatttattcattatttgttCCAGGGCTGCTCTGGCTGAGGCGAGTAGAGGCCATTTGTCTCTGCTTGCCTCGCTTCCTTCCTGCAACGGGGGCGGCCGTGGCTTTGATTTATGCAGGGGATGTGAAGATGGTGACCTCTTTGTTGAGACCAGGGGTGACAAAACTAACGTCATTCCCGCTGTGCACAGGACCGGCACTAATAAAACACCAAGTCCAAAGCACTAGCAAGGTTTCTATCTCAATGATAGTGCTTTTCAGTGTTGAATGTGCGTGTGGCTACGTGCAGAGGACACTTgactttgctgatgttgttttggacaAGTGTGGCCAACATTGAGCATATTGTACTGTAATTGAATTaccatttataaatggaatattgacTGTTACatcacagaaaacctgtttacggctttctgaatatgttttatgttttttttgacattattagaaccATTCGAACATGAAATAACCCCCTTACACTACTGTGTAATACCtatgtagtagacattagaGACAATCAGCCctttaagacataaacaagacttgtgtgtgttgctttcagGGAGTTACGGgggtgggggtcgggggggtggACAAGGAGAAGAAGTGACGGGactattgtgcctgttgtgagatcattcaaacctgcaagaCAAGGCTGTTGTTCAGGCGGTCAGGTCTGCCTGTGTGTCTCACCCAGCTTTACAGAAGcatgactgacacctactgaccagtgtagaatactacactgGTACTAtaactatactataatataactTATAccttatatttctttatttgattgattcatttttaaGCTTCACACTGAACCAcataacagcatgatttatgaataaatatagtTTTGATAAACCATCatggagtgaagctgcaaaatggAGAGAGTCAAAAATGAAGTTCTCAATTTATAGGATAACCATGAAACACAGTCTAACCATTCAACAGAATCCATGTTTCCCCTCCaggaaccacagctccccagtgccagcagcactcatgcagccaaaGCAATTCTTCAAAGCATTCTTGACTGTAgacaattatcttgctactcacttgaCAATGGTattattttcagtggatagtaaatgtaTACTGCTAGAGGAGGTGTACACGTTTACTTTCTACGGCATAGCACGAGCCCTGACAAGATATATACGTCTTTGATCTCCCAGGGACAAAAACAACGGTCATGTTTCTCAATGGAATTGTTGAGAGgcccgccatcatcatcatcatcatcatcaaccgCCTTGCATCACAACAGAACACTCAAGCGCTAACAATGGCCCCCTTTGTCGTGGCTCACCAGGAGAGCTGTACGACAACATGTTTACCACTCAGTGCCGCAACACTCCAACTGCTAAGAGGAGACAGCATGTTGTGAGAGATCCCTCAAATGGAGGATGGGTGAGACTTGACACAAGACAAACGGAAAGTGCGACCGTGAACATGTGCCGTGACAGAGAGGACTTAAAGACCTTTGATTTTGTGTTCTTGGTAAAGGACGCCAGCTACAGGTTGGATTCATCTGCTTGGCACGTCTGAGCAATGTTGATATTAAGATCCTATTATTAGTAACTCCCTGCCCCACACTCATTTATTGGACTGCCGCTGTAACTGatgactcctttttttttttatttggctgTCATTCATTTAGATTTTGGCGCATGAGAGAATGATCAATGACAGTATTTGATTACACACATAACTCTCCCTGTAGTATAACAAAGCTTCTTAATACACACTATGAGTTTAGATTAGATAGAATAtgccatatatgtatatatatatatggcataTATTTGTGAGTTTACTTAGGAGACTCTAATAGCTCCACAGAGACTACCTGTTGTTTCAGagtgacatcatgtgacattACGACACCAAAGCATGATCAATACGGCATGAAACATCGAGGCTGATCGCATGGGTTGGTTGATATATGAGAATAAGCAAGagagtgaggaaaaaaagtgtcgGACATAACAACCTTGTGCCAGCATCCTGTCCTCCTCCAACATGTTAAATAGTGCATGAGGATGCTCTTATGCAGCAGAAGGCACGTCACACATACGTAACCACTGTCCCTGCTCTCACATAGCATTTATTCAATCATTACATTTTCTATAGAAAAGGCGGCATTATTGtgatcattttttattattgaggtTTCACAGAGGGCGGAGCTAAACGCTGGGTGTCAGCATGTCAAGGTAAACCCTTTCCACCAAGCAGTACAGTTTGGCTCACTGTGGCAAGGTTCTGTTTGTGAGAAAGAAATCAAAATGgcctccatgtttgtttacttcTGATCTTCATCGTCCGTGTTAAAACGAGGAATTAGTTGTGGCTGTAGCTAACCTCCGGCAGTAGCTGCTTTGAAGGGTCATGAGTCCAGCAGCTTGAACCAACTCTGCTTTAAAATGTGGAGAAAATCCCGCACTATTACGACACTGGCTGCAACATACGTgtgaataaatgatcactgtctGTAACTGTGGTTCAGACCCTCACCACAGGAAGCTGAATTGGGCGTACTGGGCCGCTTGGTGGAAACATGACTGCTAATGAAAGTGTCAAGGTAGGATGGGTCAGTCCTGCTTTGGGAGGGGTCACTTGTTTTTGGGCTGGGCCGCCATGTAGAGGGCCACCAGGCAGTAGAGAACGCCTCCCACGGTCAGAGCCATGGTGGTGCGGTACAGAAGCTTGTCGGGAACGCCGCGCTTCATGTGAACGGGGATGCCGTCTGATGTCTGGAAGGGGAGGAACATTtccaacataaacacacatgaaaTGTGTCGAGTTGGCTTGATAACAAAAGAAAGTGGTTGAAACCCGAAGGCCAAAACAAAGCCCCACAGGCGTCAATAGCATAATTACTATTTGTGTTATTGATCGCTGTGCACGTGCGCCCCACGTGCATGCTTGCGATTGATTcatggaagggaaaaaaaaggggggggctcAATACGAACTGACCTGGAATATTCGCTGGAAGTCAGGCACCTTGTTAGCACCCATGTACTCCGCCATGGCCCCGCTCTCTGACACCACCTTGGTGGGTGTGGCAAAGATCATGGAAGGGGATTCTGTTGGTACACTTGGCCTCAgaccctgcaaaaaaaaaaagtacaataagAAAACCATTCCAATTTCCCTCCACTTCCAGATTGGAGAATGTCACTCGGGGGGTGACCTTGTTAAGAGCGTGTGGAAGCAGATGGTGTGAAAGCAAGGGGGAATTCAATGCACGTGGGCACagggcagccagaagccaaCCAGACTGTACTCCATCTATAGTACCCTGCTACCAATCATAATAGTCCTGTGGAAGTGGCAGGGTGCGAGGCACACACCAAGTGCTTTAGGCACATCTGGCAGTCCAACCTACTCTGGTGGCCCATGCGGCAGCGAGTGACGTGGAGCTCCAGCTGCTTGCTACTCCATGTCCAAGTAGAAGCTGTCGTATTTCTACATTCAATCCATTTTACTTAAAGATTTGCCACTtcctgcacggcggacaagtggttagcgtgcagacctcacagctaggagacctgagttcaatcccacccttggccatctctgtgtggagtttgcatgttctccccgtgcatgcgtgggttttctccgggtactccggtttcctcccacattccaaaaacatgctaggttaattagccactccaaattgtccataggtatgaatgtgagtgtgaatggttgtttgtctatatgtgccctgggattggctggccaccagtcctgggtggaccccgcttctcgaccgaagacagctgggataggctccagcaccgcccatgaccctcgtgaggataagcggtagaaaatgaatgaaaagcattttttgtttgtttctttctgctttttcctgatttcggagtcaCCACAGCGGAGAATCCACATACTGACTTTTTGGCTAGCATACACGCAGCAAAAAGAGTGGAGCCTCACCAGGAGCAAAGCAAGATAATGCAGTAGAAATTAGGagggaaaaaatgcaaatgccGCAGCCCTCGTGTGGGAATATTAAAGCGCAATGTGAGCCCATGTGCCCAATGTCTGACCCCAACAAGCCAGAATGCCACATTTATTCGGAAGTGGTAGCAATATCaaaaggcaacaaaacaaacttgCCACCACAAACATATCCACCCAACCCAGTTTTCCccatgtggggggaaaaaagtagaCATCAAGATGCAGAGCCTTTGTTGTGACAGGTAGCGTACCAGTGTGTAGGAGTTACAAATGGCGGGGCATCacaagctcacacacacaccattccgagtcgtggtgtcaagacaacTACACAGCAATGCAAAACAACCGAATTTGGGAACCCTGTTTTGGTTGACTTTTTATGCATGCagggcaacaacaacaaaggccGCACTACACATGACTGCTGTCATCCGTCAATAGCATGCCTCGTCACCTCCGAGCCGGgcgtgtgctgcgctctggaaATAATCTcaaagtc includes the following:
- the pigf gene encoding phosphatidylinositol-glycan biosynthesis class F protein translates to MWDHEIRAMASAHAIIAASVFVATVVPVAVVPGFSVYGTHLLWLYLVSGAVTLVSVVIFWLIGISPPTKKHTLGYKLSRLFRSCLYFFLSCLFFHTVVVLYGAPLMESALETFSLAVLLSSLTTLRCLCVLGPNVQAWIRVFSRHGAMSVWDTCLQITVAFTVVGAWVGAFPIPLDWDKPWQVWPVSCSLGAMLGYLSGLAVAPAWIHYHRKQLTYKCK
- the LOC131109487 gene encoding cytochrome c oxidase subunit 7A-related protein, mitochondrial — encoded protein: MYYKFSGITQKLTGSSPATAYSPQGLRPSVPTESPSMIFATPTKVVSESGAMAEYMGANKVPDFQRIFQTSDGIPVHMKRGVPDKLLYRTTMALTVGGVLYCLVALYMAAQPKNK